The following are from one region of the Dehalococcoidia bacterium genome:
- a CDS encoding SseB family protein gives MTDWSALAAGVRQGRVSAERVSAWLCAQPMLWFVVEGEFDADGQPHNVRPVVVHHPSGATVSVLFTEEARARRYRERLHAPSEPLAVVAASPADGFAALLALPIDGITINPGDPDHLNAGRRQLELLAALARSD, from the coding sequence GTGACCGACTGGAGCGCACTCGCCGCTGGGGTACGGCAGGGGCGTGTTTCCGCTGAGCGGGTCTCGGCATGGCTCTGTGCCCAGCCGATGCTCTGGTTCGTTGTTGAGGGCGAGTTTGATGCGGACGGCCAGCCGCACAATGTGCGCCCGGTCGTCGTCCATCATCCAAGCGGGGCGACAGTCAGCGTCCTTTTCACCGAGGAGGCTCGGGCCCGCCGCTACCGCGAGCGTCTCCACGCGCCGTCCGAGCCGCTTGCGGTAGTTGCCGCGTCGCCGGCCGATGGGTTTGCGGCGCTGTTGGCACTGCCCATCGACGGGATCACGATTAATCCTGGGGATCCTGACCACCTCAACGCCGGTCGGCGCCAGCTTGAGCTGCTCGCCGCTCTCGCCCGGTCTGATTGA
- the thiD gene encoding bifunctional hydroxymethylpyrimidine kinase/phosphomethylpyrimidine kinase, which translates to MTVPRALTIAGSDSGGGAGLQADLKTFSALGVYGASVVTAVTAQNTLGVSGVLELPLDLIAAQIDAVATDIGFDATKTGMLSSAAIVELVASKVVEHGLRPLVVDPVMVATSGDRLLREDAVAALRERLIPLATVVTPNLPEAEVLVGYPLETEEARREAAKAIAALGARAVLIKGGHGTGPAVDLYYDGEFVELSAERIATRNTHGTGCTLASAIAAGLARGRSPLEAVREAKTYVTEALRAAFPLGHGHGPVHHFYRWWPSEGTPR; encoded by the coding sequence ATGACCGTCCCGCGGGCGCTCACGATCGCAGGTTCCGACAGTGGCGGCGGCGCCGGCCTTCAAGCCGACCTCAAGACGTTCTCCGCCCTCGGCGTGTACGGCGCTTCGGTCGTGACCGCCGTGACGGCGCAGAACACGCTCGGCGTGAGCGGCGTTCTCGAGCTGCCGCTTGACCTGATCGCGGCCCAGATCGATGCTGTCGCTACGGATATCGGGTTCGACGCAACCAAAACCGGTATGCTCTCAAGCGCGGCGATCGTCGAACTGGTCGCCAGCAAGGTCGTCGAGCATGGGCTAAGGCCGCTGGTCGTCGACCCGGTGATGGTTGCCACCAGCGGCGACCGGCTGCTGCGCGAGGACGCGGTCGCCGCTCTTCGGGAGCGGCTGATCCCGCTGGCGACAGTCGTGACGCCAAACCTGCCGGAGGCCGAGGTACTCGTCGGGTACCCGCTGGAGACCGAGGAAGCACGGCGCGAGGCGGCGAAGGCGATCGCCGCGCTCGGCGCGCGCGCCGTGCTGATTAAGGGCGGGCACGGGACGGGACCAGCAGTCGATCTCTACTACGACGGCGAGTTTGTCGAACTGAGCGCGGAGCGTATCGCGACCCGCAACACGCACGGCACGGGCTGCACCCTCGCTTCCGCGATCGCCGCCGGTTTAGCGCGCGGCCGCTCTCCCCTCGAAGCAGTGCGCGAGGCAAAAACCTATGTCACCGAAGCGCTGCGCGCTGCGTTTCCTCTTGGTCACGGCCACGGCCCCGTGCACCATTTCTACCGCTGGTGGCCGAGCGAGGGAACACCGCGCTGA